The DNA segment AGGTTGGCAAAAAAGACATATTTAATTTAATGGGTTTGTTTTTGATTTATAGCGGTGAGGATTATAAATTATGTTTTTCAAGTACCATATCTATCAATTGTTGTAAGATGACCTGTCTGAAATAACAGGTTTGGTGTACCAAGAGATTCTATTTTATAGGCTGAAAAGGAACTACTCTTTACCTTATTCCTTATATTTTTGTCTCTTGTGAGAATGTAGTTTTTTATTATGCCAAAAGTATTGTAAGAGTGGATATAGAGCTCTTTTACTTGACATCGTTATTTATTTAATTATAATAACCCTTTAAAAAAATCGAAGCGGAGGTATGTTATGGCTCAGATGAGAACATTGAAGAAACTTACTAAATTAAAGAAGATCAAGTCCCAGGGTTTTAGGGCAAGAAGGGCAACAAAGGGTGGTAGAAATGTATTAAGCAGAAGAAGAGCAAAAGGAAGAAAGAGATTAGCACTTTAAGAAGTGAAGATTTTGGGAAAAACCTAAGGCTTAGGAAATTTGCTGAATTTAAACTCCTTTTTTCAAAAGGGAAAAAGCACTTTTCAAAATATTTTTGTATATATTATAAAGAAGGTATTGGTCGTATTGGTATTGTAGTCGGTAAAAAAGTATCAAAAAGTGCCGTTGATAGAAACTTGATAAAAAGGAGAATCAGGCATATTTTTAGGACTAATAAAGAACTCTTTTCTGATTTGGATGTTGTTGTAGTTGCTCAACCTTTATCTTTGTATGCAACTTATGGAGAGCTTTTGGAAGATGTTAGAGAAAGTTTTAAAAAGATTCGTGATTGCTGTGATTAAGATCTATAAATATATTATATCTCCCTATCTGGGAAATAATTGTCGTTTTTATCCTTCATGCTCGGTTTATGCTATCGAGGCTATTGAGAAGAAAGGTGTTTTCAGGGGAGTTTTGTTGAGTATATGGCGTATATTAAGATGCAATCCTTTTAACAGGGGAGGAGTTGACTATGTTAAGTAACAAACAATTCTGGAGGATATCTTAGATGGATAAAAGAACACTTATCGCTGTGGCTATCAGTATAGTTATTTTGCTTGTTTATCAATTCTTTTTTGCACCTGCACCTGCTCCTGTTGTTCAGGACAATACGGCAATCAAGAATATCCAAGACAACAAAGCCAATAAGGTTGAAGATGTAAAAAAATTGGAACCTGAAAGAAAGGTTAAAACATTTCATACTCACAAGATCTCAAATGGTGTTTTGGATGTATATTTTGATGTTAAAAGTGGTGATATAAATAAAGTATCAGTTGTGAAGTATAGGGATAAGAAATTACCGGTGGTAACTTTTAAATCGGATATGAATAATTATTTAGAGGTTTTTCAGGGTTATAGCGATAATTACAGCATGGAAGTAAAAGAACAGGACGGGGATAAGATAATCATCTTTTCTTCCCTTTACAATAATATAGGAATAACAAAAACGTATATACTTCAAAAAGATAGTTATCTCATAAAATTGAATCTAAAGATAACAAACAACTCAGATCAGACTGTGAAGCTCAATGGTGGTTTAAAAGTTGGTCCTGGTTTTGGAGAGGGTTTTGAGAAGAGTAGTTATGTTTTTGAGGGCGCTATAGTTTACAGTGGCGACAAAAAAGAAGAGATAGCAATAGATAAAGCAAAAGAGCCTGTGAAGATAGATGCTCCTAAATGGATAGCTTATACAACGAAGTACTACCTTTTTGCAGCTATAGATGGTAACTTAGAATATGGTTCGATCGAAAATCAAGATGGAATGGCTGTTGTAAAGGGTGGTAAGAATATAATCCTCAATCCTAAATCTTCGTCGGATATTAAATTCAATGTGTATGTAGGTCCAAAAGAGTATGATCTTTTAAAGAGTTTTAAGATGGGTTTGGAACATAGTATAGATTTTGGTTGGTTTAAATTTTTGGCTGTTCCTATGCTCAAATTTATGATTTTTATTTATGATTATGCCAAAAATTATGGGGTGGCGATAGTTATACTTACAATTATAGTCAAGTTACTTACATATCCTTTGACCATTAAAAGTATGGTTTCCATGAAAAAGATGCAACAGATCCAGCCAAAGCTTATGGAGATCAGAGAAAAGTTTAAAAATGATCCCCAAAAGATGAACAATGCTATGATGGAGGTATATAAAAAACATGGTGTAAATCCAATGGGTGGTTGCCTACCAATGTTGGTGCAGATACCTATATTCTTTGCTTTATATAAAGCCTTGTTGGTGTCTGTGGAGCTTAAAGGTTCACCCTTTATTTTTTGGATAACTGATTTGTCGGAGAAAGATCCCTATTATATAACACCTATTATTATGGGTATTACGATGTTTATCCAGCAAAAAATGACACCATCTACAATGGATCCTATGCAACAAAAGATCTTTTTGGCTATGCCTATAATATTTACCTTTCTGTTTTTGGGTTTTCCTTCGGGGCTTGTTTTGTATTGGTTAACAAACAACATATTATCTATCATTCAACAGTATTATATTAATAAAAAATTGGCTTGAGGTAGTTTATGAAATATTTTGAGATAGAATGTTATGATGTAGAAGAAGGTATTTCTGATTTTTTGAACAAAAATAAAATTCCCAGAGAGTTTGTTACCTACGAAGTCATAGAGCAGGGATCTAAAGGCATACTTGGTTTCGGTAAAAAGATGTCTAAGATCATGATAAAATTTGATGAGTTTGAGTTTCTGAAAAGACGAGCAAAGGTTATTATCCATGAAATCTTAGAAAAAGCTGGGTTTGATGATTTTCAGATAGAGGTCAAAGATGATAAGCCGAGGTATGTTTTTAATATCATCTCACCAGATTCGAAACTTTTGGTGGGGAAGTTTGCCCAGACATTGAACGCCTTGCAGGAACTCGTTGATAGGATGCTCAATATTGAAGAGTATCCAGATGTGGAGATTATAGTTGATGTTGAAGGGTATAGGGATAGAGTAACTAAACACCTTACTGAAAAAGCTTTGAATGCTGCTGATATGGTGAAAAAAACGGGTAAAGTACAGAAGCTTCCCCCTATGATCACTATAATAAGAAGGGATATACATAAGGTTGTTAACAATATTGATGGGGTCAGAACTGAAAGCTCTGGCACAGGTGATATAAAGACTATATTTATAGTCCCCACAGCTAAAAATAATACGAGAAGAAGGG comes from the Calditerrivibrio sp. genome and includes:
- the rpmH gene encoding 50S ribosomal protein L34; this translates as MRTLKKLTKLKKIKSQGFRARRATKGGRNVLSRRRAKGRKRLAL
- the rnpA gene encoding ribonuclease P protein component; its protein translation is MSTLRSEDFGKNLRLRKFAEFKLLFSKGKKHFSKYFCIYYKEGIGRIGIVVGKKVSKSAVDRNLIKRRIRHIFRTNKELFSDLDVVVVAQPLSLYATYGELLEDVRESFKKIRDCCD
- the yidD gene encoding membrane protein insertion efficiency factor YidD; this translates as MLEKVLKRFVIAVIKIYKYIISPYLGNNCRFYPSCSVYAIEAIEKKGVFRGVLLSIWRILRCNPFNRGGVDYVK
- the yidC gene encoding membrane protein insertase YidC, with amino-acid sequence MDKRTLIAVAISIVILLVYQFFFAPAPAPVVQDNTAIKNIQDNKANKVEDVKKLEPERKVKTFHTHKISNGVLDVYFDVKSGDINKVSVVKYRDKKLPVVTFKSDMNNYLEVFQGYSDNYSMEVKEQDGDKIIIFSSLYNNIGITKTYILQKDSYLIKLNLKITNNSDQTVKLNGGLKVGPGFGEGFEKSSYVFEGAIVYSGDKKEEIAIDKAKEPVKIDAPKWIAYTTKYYLFAAIDGNLEYGSIENQDGMAVVKGGKNIILNPKSSSDIKFNVYVGPKEYDLLKSFKMGLEHSIDFGWFKFLAVPMLKFMIFIYDYAKNYGVAIVILTIIVKLLTYPLTIKSMVSMKKMQQIQPKLMEIREKFKNDPQKMNNAMMEVYKKHGVNPMGGCLPMLVQIPIFFALYKALLVSVELKGSPFIFWITDLSEKDPYYITPIIMGITMFIQQKMTPSTMDPMQQKIFLAMPIIFTFLFLGFPSGLVLYWLTNNILSIIQQYYINKKLA
- a CDS encoding Jag N-terminal domain-containing protein, whose product is MKYFEIECYDVEEGISDFLNKNKIPREFVTYEVIEQGSKGILGFGKKMSKIMIKFDEFEFLKRRAKVIIHEILEKAGFDDFQIEVKDDKPRYVFNIISPDSKLLVGKFAQTLNALQELVDRMLNIEEYPDVEIIVDVEGYRDRVTKHLTEKALNAADMVKKTGKVQKLPPMITIIRRDIHKVVNNIDGVRTESSGTGDIKTIFIVPTAKNNTRRRGKNG